The Streptomyces sp. NBC_01689 genome includes a window with the following:
- a CDS encoding LamG-like jellyroll fold domain-containing protein — protein MSNIDDNPSQEPTEQSRRGFLRNAALAGAGAAALGAGTSVVGGTPAFAAEDAKSGRTGTWRPDQTALQFTLAVMPDTQFLYWGSQDSVNRTPQEESFRYIVENSGTDTDNIVFMTHLGDLTQDADPSSFQQVDKAFAVLDAHGAAYSVLAGNHDVSGDDSRGDTPYLQTMGPHRFKRAKTFAGADATGYNTAHIFQAAGRSWLVLALDWRTTDQGFAWANDVIKAHPKMPVILTSHDIVASPYDDNVFPYESGDPEDNAVLSGYGQTVWDKLINDNDQIFLTLNGHYWPPGRTTRKNAAGHDVAMHITNYQNRYFGGGGMIRLYHFDLARNTIDVETINPWILAQDPESRNELAAEHARITGPVDNFSIPIDFEKRFSGFIPVPVRPARPASRELVKGTLAYWRFDGQGAPGTSLAAGQTIHDLSGKGNDLTVVTVPGSASDALTWSADHHPDQPGHASLKFVGGRSPVHGSYLTTGPKAPLNSETFKSGYTIETFVMLPLDWDSGKNGNASILSRRGSAGAAGKHGKNTDPNEPLAQFAVTNNGREAQFNHYPTNDTYPTTNWGHGMVELKWWHLAVVNDGRLTRLYVEGAPVVDNPNRLSVGLTSLGLPWLVGGHEYAGAVDVVFHGNVGDIRIVNRPLSAREFLTAK, from the coding sequence ATGTCCAACATCGATGACAATCCGTCACAAGAGCCGACCGAGCAGAGTCGGCGAGGTTTTCTGCGCAACGCGGCACTGGCCGGTGCGGGAGCGGCAGCCCTGGGAGCAGGCACCTCGGTGGTCGGCGGGACCCCCGCGTTCGCCGCGGAGGACGCCAAGAGCGGCCGGACGGGTACGTGGAGACCGGATCAGACCGCGCTGCAGTTCACCCTCGCGGTCATGCCGGACACCCAGTTCCTGTACTGGGGCAGCCAGGACAGCGTCAACCGGACGCCGCAGGAGGAGTCCTTCCGCTACATCGTCGAGAACAGCGGCACCGACACCGACAACATCGTGTTCATGACGCACCTCGGCGACCTGACGCAGGACGCCGACCCGTCGTCGTTCCAGCAGGTCGACAAGGCGTTCGCCGTGCTGGACGCGCACGGGGCCGCGTACAGCGTGCTGGCCGGCAACCACGACGTGAGCGGCGACGACAGCCGCGGTGACACGCCGTACCTGCAGACCATGGGCCCGCACCGCTTCAAGCGCGCGAAGACGTTCGCCGGCGCGGACGCGACCGGGTACAACACCGCGCACATCTTCCAGGCCGCCGGCCGCTCGTGGCTGGTCCTGGCCCTGGACTGGCGGACCACCGACCAGGGTTTCGCGTGGGCCAACGACGTCATCAAGGCCCACCCGAAGATGCCGGTGATCCTCACGTCCCACGACATCGTCGCCTCGCCGTACGATGACAACGTTTTCCCCTACGAGTCGGGGGACCCGGAGGACAACGCCGTACTCTCCGGCTACGGGCAGACGGTCTGGGACAAGCTGATCAATGACAACGACCAGATCTTCCTGACCCTCAACGGCCACTACTGGCCGCCCGGGCGCACGACCCGCAAGAACGCCGCCGGCCACGACGTGGCCATGCACATCACGAACTACCAGAACCGCTACTTCGGCGGTGGCGGCATGATCCGCCTGTACCACTTCGACCTGGCCCGCAACACGATCGACGTCGAGACGATCAACCCGTGGATCCTCGCTCAGGACCCCGAGTCCCGCAACGAGTTGGCGGCCGAGCACGCGCGGATCACCGGTCCGGTCGACAACTTCTCCATACCGATCGACTTCGAGAAGCGGTTCTCCGGCTTCATCCCGGTTCCGGTGCGGCCCGCCCGTCCGGCCTCCCGGGAGTTGGTTAAGGGCACGCTGGCGTACTGGCGTTTCGACGGACAGGGTGCGCCCGGCACCTCGCTGGCCGCGGGCCAGACGATCCACGACCTCTCCGGCAAGGGCAACGACCTGACGGTGGTGACCGTGCCGGGCAGCGCCTCGGACGCGCTGACCTGGTCCGCCGACCACCACCCCGACCAGCCCGGGCACGCCAGCCTGAAGTTCGTCGGGGGCCGGAGCCCGGTCCACGGCTCGTACCTGACCACGGGACCGAAGGCGCCGCTGAACTCCGAGACGTTCAAGTCGGGGTACACCATCGAGACGTTCGTGATGCTGCCGCTGGACTGGGACTCCGGGAAGAACGGCAACGCGTCGATCCTGAGCCGCCGCGGCTCCGCCGGGGCCGCGGGCAAGCACGGCAAGAACACCGACCCGAACGAGCCGCTGGCCCAGTTCGCCGTCACGAACAACGGCCGCGAGGCCCAGTTCAACCACTACCCGACGAACGACACCTACCCGACGACCAACTGGGGTCACGGCATGGTGGAACTCAAGTGGTGGCACCTCGCGGTGGTGAACGACGGTCGTCTCACGAGGCTGTACGTGGAGGGCGCCCCGGTCGTCGACAACCCGAACCGTCTGTCGGTCGGCCTCACCTCGCTCGGGCTGCCCTGGCTGGTGGGCGGCCACGAGTACGCGGGCGCCGTCGACGTCGTCTTCCACGGCAACGTCGGTGACATCCGCATCGTCAACCGCCCGCTGTCCGCGCGTGAGTTCCTGACCGCGAAGTAG
- a CDS encoding NAD(P)H-dependent flavin oxidoreductase, whose protein sequence is MLHTRFTEMFGITHPVMSAPMGLHSGGTLAAAVSVAGGLGSFAGTHPWEEPDWIRAEIATIRAATDRPFGVGFITPFLPFTEAHFEAALEERTAVVALSFADPGPWVARAQAAGARVMCQVQSYEDAEMAVAAGTDVLVAQGTEAGGHTGTMGLLPFLAGIVKRYPDVPVLAAGGVGDGRTLAAVLTAGADGAWLGTAFLATPEAVEVSAVHKRLIVESDGGDTVWTRAYDIVSDLPWPSAVGQRVRRNRFTDEWAGREAALRDRKGEFAPMEDVNPLEATPDPDTGAILYGQSASFVDAVRPAAEVVRTVSEEAEAILASRPRTLLS, encoded by the coding sequence ATGTTGCACACGAGATTCACCGAAATGTTCGGTATCACTCATCCGGTGATGTCCGCCCCCATGGGCCTCCACAGCGGCGGGACGCTCGCCGCCGCGGTCTCGGTGGCCGGCGGGCTCGGCTCCTTCGCGGGAACGCATCCGTGGGAGGAGCCCGACTGGATCCGGGCGGAGATCGCGACCATCCGCGCCGCGACGGACCGTCCGTTCGGGGTCGGCTTCATCACGCCCTTCCTCCCGTTCACCGAGGCGCACTTCGAGGCCGCGCTGGAGGAGCGCACGGCGGTCGTCGCACTGTCCTTCGCCGACCCCGGGCCCTGGGTCGCGCGCGCCCAGGCGGCGGGCGCGCGGGTGATGTGCCAGGTCCAGAGCTACGAGGACGCGGAGATGGCGGTCGCCGCGGGAACCGATGTGCTCGTGGCCCAGGGGACGGAGGCCGGTGGCCACACCGGGACGATGGGACTGCTGCCCTTCCTGGCCGGGATCGTGAAGCGGTACCCCGATGTTCCGGTGCTGGCCGCGGGGGGCGTCGGCGACGGCCGGACCCTCGCCGCGGTGCTCACCGCCGGTGCGGACGGCGCCTGGCTGGGTACGGCGTTCCTCGCCACGCCCGAAGCGGTCGAGGTGTCCGCCGTCCACAAGCGCCTGATCGTAGAGAGCGACGGCGGCGACACCGTCTGGACGCGGGCCTACGACATCGTGTCCGACCTGCCGTGGCCGTCGGCCGTCGGACAACGCGTCCGCCGCAATCGCTTCACCGACGAATGGGCCGGGCGTGAGGCGGCGCTGCGGGACCGCAAGGGCGAGTTCGCGCCCATGGAGGACGTCAACCCCCTTGAGGCGACGCCCGATCCGGACACCGGTGCGATCCTCTACGGGCAGTCGGCGTCCTTCGTCGACGCCGTCCGCCCTGCCGCCGAGGTGGTCCGGACGGTCAGCGAGGAGGCCGAGGCGATCCTGGCCTCGCGGCCGCGCACGCTGCTGAGCTGA
- a CDS encoding cupin domain-containing protein, with translation MSKPELEFHRPEGPWSTPPGAVPGMREQVLAEDSATGARTALVRWEPGTDTSVQGVSRHDFWEEVHLLEGALHDLTLDATFTAGMYACRPPGMPHGPWTSREGVTMLVITYPEPG, from the coding sequence GTGAGCAAGCCCGAGCTGGAGTTCCACCGCCCCGAGGGCCCCTGGAGCACGCCTCCCGGAGCCGTTCCCGGAATGCGTGAACAGGTACTGGCCGAGGATTCCGCCACCGGCGCCCGCACCGCGCTCGTGCGGTGGGAACCGGGCACCGACACCTCCGTCCAGGGCGTCTCCCGGCACGACTTCTGGGAGGAGGTGCATCTCCTGGAAGGAGCCCTGCACGACCTCACCCTCGACGCGACCTTCACCGCCGGGATGTACGCCTGCCGCCCGCCCGGCATGCCCCACGGGCCCTGGACCTCGCGGGAAGGGGTCACGATGCTCGTCATCACGTACCCCGAACCCGGCTGA
- the bdeA gene encoding bis(hydroxyethyl) terephthalate hydrolase gives MQQQNRAVPAEPARPAPSARRPHRLTSRLVRAGLAALLAAGGLVAAQATGAQANGTPAAAARAAANPYERGPAPTTAGIEASRGPYAVSQTTVSSLSVTGFGGGTVYYPTSTSDGTFGAVAISPGYTAYQSSIAWLGPRLASQGFVVFTIDTLTTLDQPDSRGRQLLAALDYLTQRSSVRARIDSTRLGVMGHSMGGGGTLEAAKSRPSLQAAIPLTGWNLDTTWPEIQTPTLIVGADGDTIAPVATHSEPFYRSLPSTLDKAYLELRGATHFTPNSSNTTIAKYSISWLKRFIDNDTRYEQFLCPLPQASLTIAEYRGNCPHTS, from the coding sequence GTGCAGCAGCAGAACCGAGCAGTCCCCGCCGAACCGGCACGCCCCGCCCCGTCCGCACGCCGTCCGCACCGGCTCACGAGCCGTCTGGTGCGGGCCGGTCTGGCGGCGCTCCTCGCCGCGGGCGGCCTCGTCGCCGCGCAGGCCACCGGAGCACAGGCGAACGGAACCCCGGCCGCCGCGGCGCGGGCCGCGGCCAATCCGTACGAGCGCGGCCCCGCCCCCACGACGGCCGGCATCGAGGCGAGCCGCGGGCCGTACGCCGTCTCCCAGACCACCGTCTCCTCGCTCTCGGTGACGGGCTTCGGCGGCGGCACCGTCTACTACCCCACCTCGACCAGCGACGGTACCTTCGGCGCGGTCGCCATCTCCCCCGGCTACACCGCCTATCAGTCGTCCATCGCCTGGCTCGGCCCCCGGCTCGCCTCCCAGGGGTTCGTCGTGTTCACCATCGACACCCTCACCACCCTGGATCAACCGGACAGCCGTGGGCGGCAGTTGCTCGCGGCGCTCGACTACCTGACGCAGCGCAGCTCGGTCCGGGCGAGGATCGACAGCACCCGGCTCGGCGTGATGGGCCACTCGATGGGCGGCGGCGGCACCCTGGAGGCGGCGAAGAGCCGTCCCTCGCTCCAGGCCGCCATCCCGCTCACCGGCTGGAACCTGGACACCACCTGGCCGGAGATCCAGACGCCCACCCTGATCGTGGGCGCCGACGGTGACACGATCGCGCCGGTGGCCACGCACTCCGAGCCGTTCTACCGGAGCCTGCCGAGCACGCTCGACAAGGCCTACCTGGAGCTGAGGGGCGCCACGCACTTCACGCCCAACAGCTCCAACACGACGATCGCGAAGTACAGCATCTCGTGGCTGAAGCGGTTCATCGACAACGACACCCGCTACGAGCAGTTCCTCTGCCCGCTGCCCCAGGCGTCGCTGACCATCGCCGAGTACCGCGGCAACTGCCCGCACACCTCCTGA
- a CDS encoding LuxR C-terminal-related transcriptional regulator: MTAVYGLGRRARSPQGVATEPVDAPPAADAGALTVRLIDAADRARLAGLPDRAKELLARAGHETAADAVRGAAQLVLGQLALQDGPAADAREVLLLAAELLGPVDGRRALAAILAAMEAAWATGDAAACREALDHAREQPEPDQRLAAFRAGMSSVMDGRLDRGRHQLREAATAAGAAGTPDGPEALLRAGGAALVAGDLVAACRANSRALAVARARGPRILVAQALERLAYGELRAGRHARARAHAEDGLRAALGTGQRNLAAHHHAILALVASVEGSRAAVAEHASAAESVAAPHGLAQAATLSQWARARADLAHGRLPEAAARLGPLVCAGPRRGHFAVRMLAVPCFVEAAARTGQEDAARAAVAEFARWAAQGADPQAPAQLARCRALLTGPEACEPLFTTALAHHDQHTGDFERGRTQLLYGTWLRRQRRPGEARGRLRDALVSFERGGAHGWAAQTRAELRATGDAGQDRPHGELALLTPQQLRIARCVAEGATNREVALRLSVSPRTVDHHLRNVFAALGVRSRVELSRWLDRAEKTTAHP; the protein is encoded by the coding sequence GTGACGGCCGTATACGGCCTCGGCCGCCGGGCGCGCTCACCGCAGGGCGTCGCTACGGAGCCGGTCGACGCGCCGCCCGCCGCCGACGCGGGTGCGCTCACGGTCCGGCTGATCGACGCCGCCGACCGGGCCAGACTGGCCGGACTGCCGGACCGGGCAAAGGAATTGCTCGCCCGAGCCGGGCACGAGACGGCAGCCGACGCCGTACGCGGGGCGGCCCAGCTGGTGCTCGGGCAGCTCGCCCTCCAGGACGGACCGGCGGCCGACGCCCGCGAAGTACTCCTCCTCGCAGCCGAGTTGCTGGGTCCTGTCGACGGACGCCGAGCCCTCGCCGCGATACTCGCCGCCATGGAGGCGGCCTGGGCGACGGGTGACGCCGCCGCCTGCCGGGAGGCCCTGGATCATGCCCGGGAGCAGCCGGAGCCCGACCAGCGGCTCGCGGCCTTCCGGGCGGGGATGTCCTCGGTCATGGACGGACGTCTGGACAGAGGGCGGCACCAGCTGAGGGAGGCGGCCACCGCGGCGGGAGCGGCCGGTACCCCGGACGGCCCGGAGGCGCTGCTGCGCGCCGGGGGAGCGGCCCTGGTCGCGGGTGACCTCGTCGCCGCGTGCCGGGCCAACTCACGGGCCCTGGCCGTGGCCAGGGCCCGCGGGCCGCGCATCCTGGTCGCCCAGGCGCTGGAACGCCTCGCCTACGGGGAGCTGAGGGCCGGCCGGCACGCGCGCGCCCGGGCCCACGCCGAGGACGGTCTGCGGGCCGCTCTCGGTACCGGGCAGCGCAACCTGGCGGCGCACCACCACGCGATCCTCGCGCTGGTCGCGTCGGTCGAGGGCTCCCGGGCGGCCGTCGCCGAGCACGCGTCCGCCGCCGAGAGCGTCGCGGCTCCGCACGGTCTCGCGCAGGCGGCCACGCTGTCCCAGTGGGCCAGGGCCCGCGCCGATCTCGCCCACGGCCGCCTCCCCGAGGCCGCCGCGCGGCTCGGTCCGCTGGTCTGCGCGGGCCCGCGCCGCGGACACTTCGCGGTGCGCATGCTCGCCGTCCCCTGCTTCGTCGAGGCAGCGGCCCGCACCGGGCAGGAGGACGCGGCCCGTGCGGCGGTCGCGGAGTTCGCCCGCTGGGCCGCCCAGGGCGCCGACCCGCAGGCCCCTGCGCAGCTGGCCCGCTGCCGCGCGCTGCTGACCGGACCCGAAGCCTGCGAACCGCTGTTCACCACCGCCCTCGCCCACCACGACCAGCACACGGGGGACTTCGAGCGCGGACGCACCCAACTCCTCTACGGTACCTGGCTGCGACGGCAGCGCAGGCCGGGGGAGGCGCGCGGCCGGCTGCGGGACGCGCTGGTGTCCTTCGAACGCGGCGGAGCCCATGGCTGGGCCGCGCAGACCAGGGCCGAACTGCGCGCGACCGGGGACGCCGGACAGGACCGACCGCACGGCGAGCTGGCCCTCCTGACACCTCAGCAGCTGCGGATCGCCCGCTGCGTGGCCGAGGGCGCCACCAACCGCGAAGTGGCGCTGCGCCTGTCCGTGAGCCCCCGCACCGTGGACCACCACCTGCGGAATGTCTTCGCCGCCCTGGGGGTCCGCTCCCGCGTCGAACTCTCCCGCTGGCTGGACCGCGCCGAGAAGACCACCGCACACCCCTAG
- a CDS encoding PucR family transcriptional regulator, with amino-acid sequence MQHLVPAHGRTLPGPRTPATAARPAVDAEALAVLHRAARALMAGLPELTERLMTLLREREPAYRSAMEADAESVREEVRRSLRLNVESLIRPGELREAARRCSWAIGRARADRGLPLDALLRAFRLGGGMVWQELVEETTRRQPSDARLLVHVAADVWNFVDDHCAVVAEAYRQTERELMWRRENRLRLMTAALLDGTARIADLPATAAALGLPEHGRYAVVLARLPSGRTFADAWGQVHLSGLRVLWYRDRERDGGGSYGIVLLAGHPRDEGEPGHSHESGLMDTGTGPARAVDGAGAGDGAGSDEECPRTYGLDVDAGEIARRLTAPGVARIGVSPVVDGLAAIGDARRLADTALRACPRSGGTIVLEEHLPAALVVSAPVLGAALAERVLGPLLRLDPSDRDVMLETLTAWLACDGSAQRAAGRLYCHRNTVLNRLRRCEQLTGRSLSRPADVVELSLALAAHCLLDP; translated from the coding sequence ATGCAGCACCTCGTACCCGCCCACGGCAGGACCCTGCCGGGACCCCGGACTCCGGCGACGGCCGCGCGGCCCGCCGTCGACGCGGAGGCCCTCGCGGTACTGCACCGGGCCGCCCGGGCACTGATGGCCGGCCTGCCCGAGCTCACCGAACGCCTGATGACGCTGCTGCGGGAGCGTGAACCCGCCTACCGCAGCGCCATGGAGGCCGACGCGGAGAGCGTGCGCGAGGAGGTGCGGCGCTCGCTGCGGCTCAACGTCGAATCGCTGATCAGGCCCGGTGAACTGCGCGAGGCCGCCCGCCGCTGCTCCTGGGCCATCGGCAGGGCTCGGGCCGACCGCGGACTCCCGCTGGACGCCCTGCTGCGCGCGTTCCGGCTGGGCGGCGGCATGGTCTGGCAGGAGCTCGTCGAGGAGACGACCCGCCGTCAGCCCTCCGACGCGCGGCTGCTCGTCCATGTCGCCGCCGACGTCTGGAACTTCGTCGACGACCACTGCGCCGTCGTGGCCGAGGCCTACCGGCAGACGGAACGGGAGCTGATGTGGCGCCGGGAGAACCGGCTCCGTCTGATGACGGCCGCACTGCTCGACGGCACCGCGCGGATCGCCGACCTGCCCGCCACCGCGGCCGCCCTGGGCCTCCCCGAACACGGGCGGTACGCGGTCGTGCTGGCCCGCCTGCCCTCCGGGAGGACGTTCGCCGACGCGTGGGGTCAGGTGCACCTGTCCGGGCTGCGGGTCCTCTGGTACCGCGATCGTGAGCGCGACGGCGGCGGCAGCTACGGCATCGTCCTACTCGCCGGCCACCCGCGCGACGAGGGCGAACCCGGTCACAGCCACGAGAGCGGACTCATGGACACCGGTACGGGCCCCGCGCGGGCGGTGGACGGGGCCGGGGCGGGCGACGGCGCCGGTTCGGACGAGGAGTGTCCCCGGACGTACGGACTCGACGTGGACGCCGGGGAGATCGCGCGCCGGCTGACCGCCCCCGGGGTGGCCCGGATCGGGGTGAGCCCGGTGGTGGACGGTCTCGCCGCGATCGGTGACGCCCGGCGTCTGGCGGACACGGCACTGCGGGCCTGCCCGCGGTCCGGGGGAACCATCGTGCTGGAGGAGCACCTGCCCGCCGCGCTCGTCGTCTCCGCGCCGGTCCTGGGAGCGGCGCTCGCCGAGCGGGTGCTCGGCCCCCTGCTGCGGCTGGACCCGTCCGACCGGGACGTCATGCTGGAGACCCTCACGGCCTGGCTCGCCTGCGACGGGTCCGCCCAGCGCGCCGCCGGCCGCCTCTACTGCCACCGCAACACGGTCCTGAACCGGCTGCGCCGCTGCGAACAGCTCACCGGCCGTTCGCTGAGCCGGCCGGCCGACGTCGTCGAACTGTCGCTGGCCCTCGCCGCCCACTGTCTCCTCGACCCCTGA
- a CDS encoding cytochrome C oxidase subunit I has product MSGLLRPGPEGELGNAVDGYLLWHARVTEAEQRAREFVRPMDWLTTSQQAEIERYYVADALKRARKDLERIAARCLDLRAEYEHRYRTLRRRCVGLALTVCAAATATVTLLLLF; this is encoded by the coding sequence GTGAGCGGTCTGCTGCGGCCCGGACCCGAGGGTGAACTCGGCAACGCGGTGGACGGTTACCTGCTCTGGCACGCAAGGGTCACGGAAGCCGAGCAACGCGCGCGTGAGTTCGTCCGGCCCATGGACTGGCTGACCACGTCGCAGCAGGCGGAGATCGAGCGGTACTACGTCGCCGACGCCCTGAAGCGTGCGCGCAAGGACCTCGAACGGATCGCGGCCCGGTGCCTCGATCTGCGGGCCGAGTACGAACACCGCTACCGGACGCTGCGCAGGCGCTGTGTGGGACTGGCCCTGACCGTCTGCGCGGCGGCCACCGCGACCGTCACCCTCCTCCTGCTCTTCTGA
- the ctaD gene encoding aa3-type cytochrome oxidase subunit I — protein MSMRNEPRGATASEDSYESELPVRREQPGNVVVKWLTTTDHKTIGTLYLTTSFAFFVIGGVMALIMRAELARPGIQIVSNEQYNQAFTMHGTVMLLMFATPLFAGFTNWIMPLQIGAPDVAFPRLNMFAYWLYLFGSLIAVGGFLTPQGAADFGWFAYSPLSDAVRSPGVGADMWIMGLAFSGFGTILGAVNFITTIICMRAPGMTMFRMPIFVWNVLLTAVLVLLAFPVLAAALLALEADRKFGAHVFDAANGGSLLWQHLFWFFGHPEVYIIALPFFGIVSEVIPVFSRKPMFGYMGLIGATISIAGLSVTVWAHHMYVTGGVLLPFFSFMTFLIAVPTGVKFFNWIGTMWKGSLSFETPMLWATGFLVTFLFGGLTGVILASPPMDFHVSDSYFVVAHFHYVVFGTVVFAMFSGFHFWWPKFTGKMLDERLGKITFWTLFVGFHGTFLVQHWLGAEGMPRRYADYLAADGFTALNTISTIASFLLGLSMLPFLYNVWKTAKYGKKIEVDDPWGYGRSLEWATSCPPPRHNFHTLPRIRSESPAFDLHHPDIAMAEDRGHGGGGQLLTDRGPR, from the coding sequence TTGAGCATGCGCAACGAACCTCGGGGTGCCACGGCATCCGAGGACTCTTACGAGAGCGAGCTGCCGGTCAGGCGCGAGCAACCCGGCAATGTCGTGGTGAAGTGGCTGACGACCACCGACCACAAGACCATCGGCACGCTGTATCTGACCACCTCGTTCGCGTTCTTCGTGATCGGCGGGGTGATGGCGCTGATCATGCGTGCCGAGCTGGCCCGGCCGGGCATCCAGATCGTCTCGAACGAGCAGTACAACCAGGCGTTCACGATGCACGGCACCGTCATGCTGCTGATGTTCGCGACGCCCCTGTTCGCCGGTTTCACGAACTGGATCATGCCGCTGCAGATCGGCGCGCCCGACGTGGCGTTCCCGCGGCTGAACATGTTCGCCTACTGGCTCTACCTCTTCGGCTCGCTCATCGCGGTCGGGGGCTTCCTCACCCCGCAGGGCGCGGCCGACTTCGGCTGGTTCGCGTACTCGCCGCTCTCCGACGCGGTCCGCTCGCCCGGCGTCGGCGCCGACATGTGGATCATGGGTCTGGCCTTCTCCGGCTTCGGCACCATCCTCGGCGCGGTCAACTTCATCACCACGATCATCTGCATGCGCGCTCCCGGCATGACGATGTTCCGTATGCCGATCTTCGTGTGGAACGTGCTGCTCACCGCCGTACTGGTGCTGCTCGCCTTCCCCGTGCTCGCCGCCGCGTTGCTGGCCCTGGAGGCGGATCGAAAATTCGGGGCACACGTCTTCGACGCCGCGAACGGTGGATCACTTCTGTGGCAGCACCTCTTCTGGTTCTTCGGCCATCCGGAGGTGTACATCATCGCGCTGCCGTTCTTCGGCATCGTCTCGGAAGTCATCCCCGTCTTCTCGCGCAAGCCGATGTTCGGCTACATGGGCCTGATCGGGGCGACCATCTCCATCGCGGGTCTCTCCGTGACCGTGTGGGCGCACCACATGTACGTCACCGGCGGGGTGCTCCTTCCGTTCTTCTCCTTCATGACGTTCCTGATCGCCGTACCGACCGGCGTGAAGTTCTTCAACTGGATCGGGACGATGTGGAAGGGCTCGCTGTCCTTCGAGACACCGATGCTCTGGGCGACCGGCTTCCTGGTGACCTTCCTCTTCGGCGGTCTGACCGGCGTCATCCTGGCCTCGCCCCCGATGGACTTCCACGTCTCCGACTCGTACTTCGTGGTGGCGCACTTCCACTACGTGGTGTTCGGCACCGTGGTCTTCGCGATGTTCTCCGGCTTCCACTTCTGGTGGCCGAAGTTCACGGGCAAGATGCTCGACGAGCGGCTCGGCAAGATCACCTTCTGGACGCTGTTCGTGGGCTTCCACGGCACGTTCCTCGTCCAGCACTGGCTGGGCGCCGAGGGCATGCCGCGTCGTTACGCCGACTACCTCGCGGCCGACGGCTTCACCGCCCTCAACACGATCTCCACGATCGCGTCCTTCCTGCTCGGCCTGTCGATGCTGCCGTTCCTCTACAACGTCTGGAAGACCGCCAAGTACGGCAAGAAGATCGAGGTCGACGACCCGTGGGGCTACGGCCGTTCACTGGAGTGGGCCACCTCCTGCCCGCCGCCGCGCCACAACTTCCACACCCTGCCGCGGATCCGCAGTGAATCCCCGGCGTTCGACCTCCACCACCCGGACATCGCCATGGCGGAGGACCGCGGCCACGGCGGGGGAGGCCAGCTCCTGACCGATCGAGGACCCAGGTGA
- a CDS encoding helix-turn-helix domain-containing protein, translating into MAARTNELGDFLRAARGRLKPADAGLAGGTAGRRLSGLRREEVAVLAGVSADYYARLEQGRERNPSAQVVDAIGHALHLSVDARQHLFRLAGLNPRLDPVTPRDLVHPSLAELLEAFPAAAAYVLGPAFDVLAVNAIADALLAPFGEERNMPRILFTHPEAKTVFVERDLLRRATVRALRLNRGRFPDDAALRDLVTELSSLSAEFDILWNDQEVGGLTRAFKVFVHPEVGRIELTYQTFDVHDAPGQQLLVGTPRAGSRSEEALARLASALSSG; encoded by the coding sequence ATGGCGGCACGGACGAATGAGCTCGGGGACTTCCTGCGGGCCGCCCGTGGCCGGCTCAAGCCCGCCGACGCCGGTCTCGCGGGCGGCACCGCCGGACGCCGGCTGAGCGGCCTGCGACGGGAAGAGGTCGCGGTGCTCGCCGGAGTGAGTGCCGACTACTACGCCCGGCTCGAACAGGGTCGCGAGCGGAACCCGTCCGCCCAGGTCGTCGACGCGATCGGTCACGCGCTGCACCTGTCCGTCGACGCACGCCAGCACCTGTTCCGGCTCGCCGGACTGAACCCCCGGCTCGACCCCGTCACCCCACGGGACCTGGTCCACCCGTCGCTCGCGGAGCTGCTGGAGGCCTTCCCGGCGGCGGCCGCGTACGTCCTCGGGCCGGCGTTCGACGTGCTCGCGGTCAACGCCATCGCCGACGCGCTCCTCGCGCCCTTCGGCGAGGAACGCAACATGCCGCGCATCCTGTTCACCCACCCGGAGGCCAAGACGGTCTTCGTGGAACGGGACCTCCTGCGGCGGGCCACCGTGCGGGCGCTCCGGCTCAACCGCGGCCGCTTCCCCGACGACGCCGCCCTCCGCGACCTCGTCACCGAACTGTCGTCCCTCTCAGCCGAGTTCGACATCCTGTGGAACGACCAGGAAGTGGGCGGCCTGACCCGCGCGTTCAAGGTGTTCGTCCACCCGGAGGTCGGCCGGATCGAGCTGACCTACCAGACCTTCGACGTCCATGACGCGCCTGGACAACAGCTCCTCGTCGGCACCCCCCGGGCCGGTTCCCGGAGCGAGGAGGCACTCGCCCGCCTAGCCTCCGCCCTCTCCTCCGGATAG